From Camelina sativa cultivar DH55 chromosome 20, Cs, whole genome shotgun sequence, the proteins below share one genomic window:
- the LOC104771807 gene encoding protein STICHEL-like 4 isoform X2: protein METWRSRSLRDPSASPNLKEDHKDSREGRRRSADQNVVKKSGLRLSGSSPIVNFGTSKVTPSDEKFDRSSRKSNRFEDVNEVCSVDSVKSKDSVSKVNEDIVKTLSDQLNEDSDDLVSFNIIPRGNGHRRRKFRGTRRAGRGVNVRDNVGNESEMSIASNSVPRGEKYKGEGGGRDREQNMSGAVPRNGCVPFNWSSIHHRGKSFLDIAGRSLSCGMSESKGKKGENDMLMLSDSSFSNHETLPLLVDSADNEEWVHDYSGELGICADNLLKNDQKDSEFCKKSSRKNTRWHQSFTQKHAPRTFHDLLGQNLVVQALSNAVAKRRVGLLYVFHGPNGTGKTSCARIFARALNCHSTEHSKPCGVCSSCVSYDDGKNKYIQEMGPVKKFDFENLVDKMIIRRQQQRQHLTFIFDDCDTMSTDCWNALSKLVDRAPRRVVFVLVCSSLDVLPHIIVSRCQKFFFPKLKDVDIIDSLQRIALKEEIDIDNDALKLVASRSDGSLRDAEMTLEQLSLLGTRISLPLVQEMVGLISDDKLVDLLDLALSADTVNTVKNLRIIMETGLEPLAMMSQLATVITDILAGSYDFTKDKRKRKFFRRHPLSKEDMEKLKQALKTLSESEKQLRVSNDKLTWLTAALLQLAPDKQYLLPHSSSADTSFNHTPPLTDSDPSNGAVARTRRDGSSKQDFSCIKRPSVEDIWLTVIENVRVNGLKEFLYKEGKIFSISIGSAPTVQLIFMSPIAKSTAENFKDHILRAFEAVLGSPVTLEFRTESKKDLKNVGLSNGERYHESGRRSEIIEVAESESPMTRVRRKHLEASQNQNQNQSIVKGKVSLAQVIKQAEGNTWSKHKAVLIANKLEQENLRLEPRSRSLICWKVSRNTRRKLSRLKMRTRRIRLHSLLKLVSCGKRLSTRSPPR, encoded by the exons ATGGAGACTTGG AGATCAAGATCACTTAGAGACCCATCAGCGAGCCCGAATTTGAAAGAAGATCATAAGGATTCAcgtgaaggaaggagaagatctGCTGATCAGAATGTGGTTAAGAAGTCTGGTCTTCGGTTGTCTGGTTCGTCTCCAATTGTGAATTTTGGGACTTCTAAGGTGACTCCTTCTGATGAAAAGTTTGATAGGTCGAGTAGGAAGAGTAATAGGTTCGAAGATGTGAACGAGGTTTGTAGTGTTGATTCTGTGAAATCGAAAGATAGTGTCAGTAAGGTCAATGAGGATATTGTCAAGACTCTGTCTGATCAGTTAAACGAGGATAGTgatgatttggtttcttttaatattataccGCGCGGTAATGGGCATAGAAGACGTAAGTTTAGAGGGACGAGGAGAGCGGGACGAGGGGTTAATGTTAGAGACAATGTTGGTAACGAGAGTGAGATGTCTATTGCTTCTAACTCAGTGCCTCGTGGTGAGAAGTAtaaaggagaaggaggaggaagggATAGAGAACAGAACATGAGTGGAGCTGTTCCAAGAAACGGTTGTGTTCCGTTTAACTGGTCGAGCATTCATCATAGAGGTAAAAGTTTCCTAGATATAGCTGGTCGGAGTTTATCTTGTGGAATGTCTGAatcaaaaggaaagaaaggtGAAAACGATATGCTAATGTTGTCTGATTCAAGCTTCTCTAATCACGAGACGTTACCTCTTTTAGTCGATAGCGCAGATAATGAAGAATGGGTGCATGATTACTCAGGAGAATTAGGTATCTGTGCTGACAACTTGCTCAAGAATGATCAAAAAGATTCAGAGTTTTGTAAGAAGAGCAGCCGCAAAAATACTCGGTGGCATCAAAGCTTTACGCAGAAGCACGCTCCAAGAACATTCCATGATCTATTGGGACAAAATCTAGTGGTACAAGCACTATCCAATGCTGTTGCTAAACGAAGAGTTGGACTTCTTTATGTCTTCCACGGTCCAAACGGAACCGGTAAAACATCTTGTGCTAGGATTTTTGCTAGAGCATTGAACTGCCATTCTACAGAACATTCAAAGCCTTGCGGCGTATGCAGTTCTTGTGTTTCTTACGATGATGGTAAGAACAAGTACATTCAAGAAATGGGTCCTGTTAAAAAATTTGACTTTGAGAATCTGGTTGATAAGATGATCATCCGTCGTCAGCAGCAAAGACAGCACCTTACATTCATATTCGACGACTGCGACACCATGTCAACAGATTGTTGGAACGCGCTTTCGAAACTCGTGGATCGAGCACCTCGTCGTGTGGTTTTCGTTCTTGTATGTTCGAGTCTTGATGTCTTGCCTCACATTATCGTTTCGAGGTGTCAGAAGTTCTTTTTCCCTAAGCTTAAAGACGTTGATATCATCGATTCCTTGCAACGGATTGCGTTAAAGGAAGAGATTGATATCGATAATGATGCATTGAAGCTTGTTGCTTCGAGATCAGATGGTTCCTTGAGAGATGCGGAAATGACTTTAGAACAGCTGAGTTTGCTTGGAACAAGAATCTCTCTTCCTTTAGTTCAAGAAATG gttggGTTAATCTCTGATGATAAATTGGTTGATCTTCTTGATCTAGCCTTATCTGCAGATACTGTCAACACCGTAAAGAACCTAAGAATAATAATGGAAACAGGTCTAGAACCATTAGCTATGATGTCACAGCTTGCAACCGTCATAACTGACATACTAGCCGGAAGCTACGATTTCACTAAAGATAAACGTAAAAGAAAGTTTTTCCGGCGACATCCAC TGTCTAAAGAAGATATGGAGAAGCTGAAACAAGCTTTGAAAACGTTATCTGAATCAGAAAAACAGTTACGAGTATCGAATGATAAACTAACTTGGCTCACTGCTGCATTGCTTCAGCTAGCTCCTGATAAACAGTACTTGCTTCCTCATAGTTCTTCCGCTGATACTAGCTTTAACCATACTCCACCATTGACGGATTCGGATCCTTCAAACGGCGCTGTAGCCAGAACAAGAAGAGATGGTAGTAGTAAGCAAGATTTCAGTTGCATAAAACGACCTTCGGTTGAAGATATTTGGTTAACCGTTATCGAAAACGTTCGAGTTAATGGTTTAAAAGAGTTTCTTTATAAAGAAGGAAAGATCTTTTCGATTAGTATCGGCTCAG CTCCTACGGTGCAGTTAATATTTATGTCGCCAATAGCGAAATCAACGGCTGAGAATTTCAAAGATCACATTTTGAGAGCGTTTGAGGCGGTTCTTGGATCTCCAGTCACGTTAGAGTTCAGAACCGAGTCGAAGAAGGACCTGAAAAACGTCGGTTTAAGCAATGGTGAGAGATACCAtgaaagtggaagaagaagcgaGATCATAGAAGTAGCTGAATCTGAATCTCCAATGACTAGAGTTAGAAGGAAACACTTGGAAGCTAGTCAGAACCAGAATCAGAACCAGAGCATTGTGAAAGGAAAAGTTTCGTTGGCTCAAGTGATCAAACAAGctgaaggaaacacttggtctAAACACAAAGCCGTGTTGATTGCAAATAAGCTTGAACAAGAGAATTT GAGACTTGAACCAAGATCAAGAAGCTTGATTTGTTGGAAAGTGTCAAGAAACACTCGTCGCAAG CTATCGAGATTGAAGATGAGAACAAGAAGGATACGATTACATTCGTTGTTGAAGCTTGTCTCTTGTGGGAAACGTCTATCAACGAGATCTCCTCCTAGATag
- the LOC104771807 gene encoding protein STICHEL-like 4 isoform X1, with amino-acid sequence MSRAASSRILKDSNGDLGEHLRNHIHLTNCIHLKNHMHNNNNNKQSPVLSDRSLLMRDLVVLQRSRSLRDPSASPNLKEDHKDSREGRRRSADQNVVKKSGLRLSGSSPIVNFGTSKVTPSDEKFDRSSRKSNRFEDVNEVCSVDSVKSKDSVSKVNEDIVKTLSDQLNEDSDDLVSFNIIPRGNGHRRRKFRGTRRAGRGVNVRDNVGNESEMSIASNSVPRGEKYKGEGGGRDREQNMSGAVPRNGCVPFNWSSIHHRGKSFLDIAGRSLSCGMSESKGKKGENDMLMLSDSSFSNHETLPLLVDSADNEEWVHDYSGELGICADNLLKNDQKDSEFCKKSSRKNTRWHQSFTQKHAPRTFHDLLGQNLVVQALSNAVAKRRVGLLYVFHGPNGTGKTSCARIFARALNCHSTEHSKPCGVCSSCVSYDDGKNKYIQEMGPVKKFDFENLVDKMIIRRQQQRQHLTFIFDDCDTMSTDCWNALSKLVDRAPRRVVFVLVCSSLDVLPHIIVSRCQKFFFPKLKDVDIIDSLQRIALKEEIDIDNDALKLVASRSDGSLRDAEMTLEQLSLLGTRISLPLVQEMVGLISDDKLVDLLDLALSADTVNTVKNLRIIMETGLEPLAMMSQLATVITDILAGSYDFTKDKRKRKFFRRHPLSKEDMEKLKQALKTLSESEKQLRVSNDKLTWLTAALLQLAPDKQYLLPHSSSADTSFNHTPPLTDSDPSNGAVARTRRDGSSKQDFSCIKRPSVEDIWLTVIENVRVNGLKEFLYKEGKIFSISIGSAPTVQLIFMSPIAKSTAENFKDHILRAFEAVLGSPVTLEFRTESKKDLKNVGLSNGERYHESGRRSEIIEVAESESPMTRVRRKHLEASQNQNQNQSIVKGKVSLAQVIKQAEGNTWSKHKAVLIANKLEQENLRLEPRSRSLICWKVSRNTRRKLSRLKMRTRRIRLHSLLKLVSCGKRLSTRSPPR; translated from the exons ATGAGTAGGGCTGCTTCTTCTCGGATTCTGAAAGATTCAAATGGAGACTTGGGTGAGCATCTTCGTAACCATATTCACTTAACCAACTGTATTCATTTGAAGAACCAtatgcacaacaacaacaacaacaaacagagTCCGGTTTTGTCTGACCGGTCTCTTCTTATGAGAGATCTTGTCGTTCTCCAGAGATCAAGATCACTTAGAGACCCATCAGCGAGCCCGAATTTGAAAGAAGATCATAAGGATTCAcgtgaaggaaggagaagatctGCTGATCAGAATGTGGTTAAGAAGTCTGGTCTTCGGTTGTCTGGTTCGTCTCCAATTGTGAATTTTGGGACTTCTAAGGTGACTCCTTCTGATGAAAAGTTTGATAGGTCGAGTAGGAAGAGTAATAGGTTCGAAGATGTGAACGAGGTTTGTAGTGTTGATTCTGTGAAATCGAAAGATAGTGTCAGTAAGGTCAATGAGGATATTGTCAAGACTCTGTCTGATCAGTTAAACGAGGATAGTgatgatttggtttcttttaatattataccGCGCGGTAATGGGCATAGAAGACGTAAGTTTAGAGGGACGAGGAGAGCGGGACGAGGGGTTAATGTTAGAGACAATGTTGGTAACGAGAGTGAGATGTCTATTGCTTCTAACTCAGTGCCTCGTGGTGAGAAGTAtaaaggagaaggaggaggaagggATAGAGAACAGAACATGAGTGGAGCTGTTCCAAGAAACGGTTGTGTTCCGTTTAACTGGTCGAGCATTCATCATAGAGGTAAAAGTTTCCTAGATATAGCTGGTCGGAGTTTATCTTGTGGAATGTCTGAatcaaaaggaaagaaaggtGAAAACGATATGCTAATGTTGTCTGATTCAAGCTTCTCTAATCACGAGACGTTACCTCTTTTAGTCGATAGCGCAGATAATGAAGAATGGGTGCATGATTACTCAGGAGAATTAGGTATCTGTGCTGACAACTTGCTCAAGAATGATCAAAAAGATTCAGAGTTTTGTAAGAAGAGCAGCCGCAAAAATACTCGGTGGCATCAAAGCTTTACGCAGAAGCACGCTCCAAGAACATTCCATGATCTATTGGGACAAAATCTAGTGGTACAAGCACTATCCAATGCTGTTGCTAAACGAAGAGTTGGACTTCTTTATGTCTTCCACGGTCCAAACGGAACCGGTAAAACATCTTGTGCTAGGATTTTTGCTAGAGCATTGAACTGCCATTCTACAGAACATTCAAAGCCTTGCGGCGTATGCAGTTCTTGTGTTTCTTACGATGATGGTAAGAACAAGTACATTCAAGAAATGGGTCCTGTTAAAAAATTTGACTTTGAGAATCTGGTTGATAAGATGATCATCCGTCGTCAGCAGCAAAGACAGCACCTTACATTCATATTCGACGACTGCGACACCATGTCAACAGATTGTTGGAACGCGCTTTCGAAACTCGTGGATCGAGCACCTCGTCGTGTGGTTTTCGTTCTTGTATGTTCGAGTCTTGATGTCTTGCCTCACATTATCGTTTCGAGGTGTCAGAAGTTCTTTTTCCCTAAGCTTAAAGACGTTGATATCATCGATTCCTTGCAACGGATTGCGTTAAAGGAAGAGATTGATATCGATAATGATGCATTGAAGCTTGTTGCTTCGAGATCAGATGGTTCCTTGAGAGATGCGGAAATGACTTTAGAACAGCTGAGTTTGCTTGGAACAAGAATCTCTCTTCCTTTAGTTCAAGAAATG gttggGTTAATCTCTGATGATAAATTGGTTGATCTTCTTGATCTAGCCTTATCTGCAGATACTGTCAACACCGTAAAGAACCTAAGAATAATAATGGAAACAGGTCTAGAACCATTAGCTATGATGTCACAGCTTGCAACCGTCATAACTGACATACTAGCCGGAAGCTACGATTTCACTAAAGATAAACGTAAAAGAAAGTTTTTCCGGCGACATCCAC TGTCTAAAGAAGATATGGAGAAGCTGAAACAAGCTTTGAAAACGTTATCTGAATCAGAAAAACAGTTACGAGTATCGAATGATAAACTAACTTGGCTCACTGCTGCATTGCTTCAGCTAGCTCCTGATAAACAGTACTTGCTTCCTCATAGTTCTTCCGCTGATACTAGCTTTAACCATACTCCACCATTGACGGATTCGGATCCTTCAAACGGCGCTGTAGCCAGAACAAGAAGAGATGGTAGTAGTAAGCAAGATTTCAGTTGCATAAAACGACCTTCGGTTGAAGATATTTGGTTAACCGTTATCGAAAACGTTCGAGTTAATGGTTTAAAAGAGTTTCTTTATAAAGAAGGAAAGATCTTTTCGATTAGTATCGGCTCAG CTCCTACGGTGCAGTTAATATTTATGTCGCCAATAGCGAAATCAACGGCTGAGAATTTCAAAGATCACATTTTGAGAGCGTTTGAGGCGGTTCTTGGATCTCCAGTCACGTTAGAGTTCAGAACCGAGTCGAAGAAGGACCTGAAAAACGTCGGTTTAAGCAATGGTGAGAGATACCAtgaaagtggaagaagaagcgaGATCATAGAAGTAGCTGAATCTGAATCTCCAATGACTAGAGTTAGAAGGAAACACTTGGAAGCTAGTCAGAACCAGAATCAGAACCAGAGCATTGTGAAAGGAAAAGTTTCGTTGGCTCAAGTGATCAAACAAGctgaaggaaacacttggtctAAACACAAAGCCGTGTTGATTGCAAATAAGCTTGAACAAGAGAATTT GAGACTTGAACCAAGATCAAGAAGCTTGATTTGTTGGAAAGTGTCAAGAAACACTCGTCGCAAG CTATCGAGATTGAAGATGAGAACAAGAAGGATACGATTACATTCGTTGTTGAAGCTTGTCTCTTGTGGGAAACGTCTATCAACGAGATCTCCTCCTAGATag
- the LOC104771806 gene encoding heat stress transcription factor A-4c-like, whose translation MDESSHGSSSSLPPFLTKTYEMVDDDSSDSVVSWSENNKSFIVKNPAEFSRDLLPRFFKHKNFSSFIRQLNTYGFRKVDPEKWEFSNEDFVRGRPYLMKNIHRRKPVHSHSLVNLQTQNPLTEAERRSMEDQIERLKREKEDLLVELQSQEQERKDFEMQVTTLKDRLQQMEQHQKSIVAYVSQVLGKPGLSLNLENHERRKRRVPESSLPSSRSHVEQVENLESSLTFWENLVSESYEKSGVQSSSSMDLDAAESSLSIGDTRPKSSKIDMNLEPPVTVSVAVAPKAGVNDDFWEQCLTENPGSTEQQEVQSERKDVDNDNGNQRTFWWNSGNVNNNITEKT comes from the exons ATGGATGAAAGTAGTCATGGAAGTTCAAGTTCACTTCCACCTTTCCTTACTAAAACATACGAAATGGTAGACGATGATTCTTCTGATTCGGTCGTTTCTTGGAGCGAAAACAACAAAAGCTTCATCGTCAAGAACCCAGCCGAGTTTTCAAGAGACCTTCTTCCTAGATTCTTCAAGCACAAGAATTTCTCTAGTTTCATCCGTCAGCTTAATACATAT GGTTTTAGAAAAGTTGATCCTGAGAAATGGGAGTTCTCGAATGAGGATTTCGTTAGAGGACGACCTTACCTAATGAAGAACATTCATAGACGAAAACCAGTTCATAGCCACTCGTTAGTGAATCTACAAACGCAAAATCCGTTAACGGAAGCAGAAAGACGAAGCATGGAGGATCAGATCGAAAGACTAAAAAGGGAGAAAGAAGACCTTCTAGTGGAGTTACAAAGCCAAGAGCAAGAACGAAAAGACTTTGAAATGCAAGTAACGACTTTGAAAGATCGGTTACAACAAATGGAGCAACATCAGAAATCAATAGTGGCATATGTATCACAGGTTTTGGGGAAACCAGGACTTTCTCTAAACCTCGAAAACCACgagagaagaaaacgaagagTACCGGAGAGTTCTCTTCCTTCGAGCAGGTCACACGTAGAGCAGGTCGAGAACTTGGAGTCTTCTCTAACGTTTTGGGAGAATCTTGTATCAGAATCATATGAGAAGAGCGGTGTACAGTCATCATCAAGCATGGATCTTGATGCGGCTGAGTCGAGTCTAAGTATTGGTGATACACGACCTAAATCATCAAAGATTGATATGAACTTAGAGCCGCCTGTTACCGTTAGCGTGGCTGTTGCTCCAAAAGCAGGTGTTAATGATGACTTTTGGGAACAATGCTTGACAGAGAACCCGGGGTCAACGGAGCAACAGGAAGTTCAGTCAGAGAGAAAAGATGTCGATAACGATAATGGGAATCAAAGGACGTTTTGGTGGAATTCAGGGAATGTAAATAACAACATTACAGAGaaaacttga